The following are encoded together in the Deltaproteobacteria bacterium genome:
- a CDS encoding tRNA (adenine-N1)-methyltransferase: MTRDPREDAISASTTFNGLRNTGEPLRDGDSVVLFDRKDREYLKTLRAGETISIRGGTIAVDDLLGRPDGFSVRSSLRERFVVLRPTLERLIPNLPRKGQVIYPKDLGLILMWGDVYPGATVVEAGVGPGALTLALLRAVGPEGRVLSFENREEHARAAERNVARYYGPAPQWTLEVADVADGLRDLTVDRIFLDLPEPWRQTDLAWRALRPGGVFLGYVPTVLQVKGFVDSLKNHGGFACVDTMETLVRYWHVKDMSVRPQHRMVAHTGFVTTARRVEVERSEPQGPAERTE; encoded by the coding sequence ATGACCCGGGACCCAAGGGAGGACGCCATTTCCGCCTCGACCACGTTCAACGGCTTGCGCAACACGGGTGAGCCCCTCCGCGACGGGGACTCGGTCGTTCTCTTCGACCGCAAGGACCGGGAGTACCTGAAGACCCTCCGTGCCGGCGAGACCATCTCCATCCGGGGCGGGACCATCGCGGTGGACGACCTTTTGGGCCGGCCTGACGGTTTCAGCGTGCGGTCCTCGCTGCGGGAGCGGTTCGTGGTGTTGCGCCCGACGCTCGAGCGCCTGATCCCGAACCTGCCGCGCAAGGGGCAGGTGATCTATCCCAAGGACCTGGGCCTGATCCTGATGTGGGGGGACGTCTATCCCGGGGCAACGGTGGTGGAGGCGGGGGTGGGCCCGGGGGCGCTCACGCTGGCGTTGCTGCGGGCGGTGGGACCCGAGGGGCGCGTCCTCTCCTTCGAGAACCGGGAGGAACACGCCCGCGCGGCGGAACGGAACGTGGCCCGCTACTACGGCCCGGCGCCCCAGTGGACGCTGGAGGTGGCCGACGTGGCCGACGGCCTCCGGGACCTCACCGTGGACCGGATCTTCCTCGATCTGCCGGAGCCCTGGCGCCAAACCGACCTGGCGTGGCGCGCGCTACGGCCCGGCGGCGTGTTTCTGGGCTACGTGCCGACGGTGCTCCAGGTGAAGGGGTTCGTCGATTCCCTGAAAAACCACGGCGGCTTCGCGTGCGTCGACACCATGGAGACCCTGGTCCGTTACTGGCATGTCAAGGACATGAGCGTCCGGCCCCAGCACCGCATGGTGGCCCACACCGGGTTCGTCACCACGGCCCGGCGCGTGGAAGTGGAACGGTCGGAGCCGCAGGGTCCGGCGGAACGGACGGAGTAG
- a CDS encoding SDR family NAD(P)-dependent oxidoreductase, with amino-acid sequence MSTILVTGACGFIGWKVCELLLDRGDAVIAVDDLNPAYDVRLKEWRLERIRARPGFYFIRADISDRGALPALTQAVATSGPVRAVINLAARAGVRASVDDPWVYVSTNVAGTLNLLELCRTRQIGKFILASTSSLYCGDNPRPFREDAATDRPLSPYAASKKAAEVMAHTYHALYGIDVTVLRFFTVYGPAGRPDMSLFRFVQWISEGREVTVFGDGTQQRDFTYVDDVARGVLAAITAAPGYEIINLGSDRPIVLNDALQLIERLLGQTATVRYQDRHPADVDATWADISKARRLLGWQPETDFAAGVGSLVDWYRRNRDWARDIAT; translated from the coding sequence ATGAGTACCATTCTCGTCACGGGAGCATGCGGCTTCATCGGCTGGAAAGTGTGCGAGTTGCTGCTCGATCGCGGTGACGCCGTCATCGCGGTCGACGACCTCAATCCCGCCTACGACGTGCGCCTCAAGGAATGGCGCCTGGAGCGGATCCGGGCGCGACCGGGCTTTTACTTCATTCGCGCGGACATCAGCGACCGCGGGGCGTTGCCGGCCCTGACGCAGGCGGTGGCAACATCCGGGCCGGTGAGGGCGGTGATCAATCTGGCCGCCCGTGCCGGGGTGCGCGCGTCGGTCGACGACCCTTGGGTCTATGTTTCCACCAACGTCGCGGGAACCCTGAACCTGCTGGAGCTGTGCCGGACGCGGCAGATCGGGAAGTTCATCCTCGCCTCCACGTCGAGCCTCTACTGCGGCGACAACCCGCGTCCCTTTCGGGAGGACGCCGCCACCGACCGCCCGCTGTCGCCGTACGCCGCGTCCAAGAAGGCCGCGGAGGTCATGGCGCACACGTATCATGCTCTTTACGGCATCGACGTCACCGTGCTGCGCTTCTTCACCGTCTACGGCCCGGCCGGCCGGCCGGACATGAGCCTCTTCCGCTTCGTCCAGTGGATCAGCGAAGGGCGGGAGGTCACGGTCTTCGGCGACGGCACCCAGCAGCGCGATTTCACCTACGTCGACGATGTCGCCCGGGGCGTCCTGGCGGCGATAACGGCCGCACCGGGCTACGAGATCATCAATCTCGGCTCCGACCGTCCCATAGTACTCAACGACGCTCTCCAACTGATCGAGCGTCTCCTCGGCCAAACTGCGACCGTCCGGTACCAGGACCGCCACCCCGCGGACGTAGACGCCACCTGGGCGGACATCTCCAAGGCCCGGCGCTTGCTGGGCTGGCAACCCGAAACGGATTTCGCCGCCGGCGTCGGCTCGCTCGTGGACTGGTACCGCCGCAACCGGGATTGGGCCAGGGACATCGCCACGTGA
- the dtd gene encoding D-aminoacyl-tRNA deacylase, whose translation MRILLQRVERANVSVDGETVAAIGPGLCVFLGVGKGDSEDDGAFLADKLLNLRIFPDGAGRFDRSVLDTEGEILVVSQFTLYGDCRKGRRPSLTAAAAPEEADRLYRDFVDRLARVVGPRVSTGTFQAHMKVSLVNDGPVTFLIDSAALRKEGWKT comes from the coding sequence ATGAGGATCCTGCTACAACGCGTCGAACGGGCCAACGTGAGCGTCGACGGCGAGACGGTTGCGGCCATTGGACCCGGCCTCTGCGTGTTCCTCGGGGTCGGCAAGGGCGATTCCGAGGACGACGGCGCGTTCCTGGCCGACAAGCTGCTGAACCTTCGGATTTTTCCCGACGGCGCCGGCCGCTTCGACCGTTCCGTCCTGGACACCGAGGGCGAAATCCTGGTGGTGTCCCAGTTCACCCTGTACGGCGACTGCCGCAAGGGGCGGCGCCCTTCCCTTACGGCCGCGGCCGCGCCGGAGGAGGCGGACCGGCTGTACCGGGACTTCGTGGACCGGCTGGCGCGCGTTGTCGGGCCGCGGGTCTCCACCGGGACCTTCCAGGCACACATGAAGGTGTCGCTGGTGAACGACGGACCCGTGACGTTCCTGATCGACAGCGCCGCGCTCAGGAAAGAGGGTTGGAAAACATGA
- a CDS encoding MFS transporter produces the protein MKTDHRNVLVLGTCQMLSGTGRGLFMVTSPAVALLIAPHPALVTLPTGLIVVGAALAAMPTSLFTRRFGRKTGFLCGTVLASASGLSCTAAVLYQNFWLLLLGGFLYGLFSSFSQLYRFAVADAASTEFRPKAISFVLAGGVFAGFAGPNLANWGKGLLTSHLFAGAFLFMIGTGLLAALVLMFLNIPNLTKAQLEGEQRPLLEIIKQPVFIVAAVSATVAQSVMNFLMTATPVAMIAHGGHAFGSVAAVISSHSVSMFAPGFFTGSLVKRFGEIPMIVTGLALQGACIGVALVDIHVFHFWLAMVLLGVGWNFTYTAATTLMTTAYAPSERNKTQGMMNQIIYTVVAIGSLSSGAVIHFLGWTWVNIGATPMLFLAVLVTIWHVAAKSKAAEA, from the coding sequence ATGAAGACCGACCATCGAAACGTCCTTGTTCTCGGCACCTGTCAAATGCTGTCCGGCACGGGGCGCGGCCTCTTCATGGTGACATCCCCGGCCGTGGCACTGCTGATCGCGCCGCATCCGGCGCTTGTCACCTTGCCGACCGGGCTGATCGTGGTCGGCGCCGCCCTCGCCGCCATGCCGACGTCGCTGTTCACGCGCCGGTTCGGACGCAAGACCGGTTTTCTCTGCGGCACCGTCCTGGCTTCGGCCAGCGGCTTGTCCTGCACGGCCGCCGTCCTCTACCAGAATTTCTGGCTGCTCTTGCTGGGCGGCTTCCTGTACGGGTTGTTTTCCAGTTTCTCGCAACTCTACCGGTTCGCGGTGGCGGACGCTGCTTCGACGGAATTCCGTCCCAAGGCGATCTCTTTCGTGCTTGCGGGCGGTGTGTTCGCCGGGTTCGCGGGCCCCAATCTGGCGAACTGGGGAAAAGGGCTTCTGACAAGCCACCTCTTCGCCGGCGCGTTTCTCTTCATGATCGGAACCGGTCTGTTGGCGGCGCTGGTGCTCATGTTCCTCAACATCCCGAACCTGACCAAGGCGCAACTGGAAGGCGAGCAGCGGCCGTTGCTGGAAATCATCAAACAGCCGGTGTTCATCGTCGCCGCGGTTTCCGCGACGGTGGCTCAGAGCGTGATGAACTTTCTGATGACGGCGACGCCGGTGGCCATGATCGCCCACGGCGGCCACGCTTTCGGTTCCGTGGCCGCGGTTATCTCCTCGCACTCGGTGTCGATGTTCGCGCCCGGCTTCTTCACCGGCTCGCTGGTCAAGCGGTTCGGGGAAATTCCGATGATCGTCACGGGTCTCGCCTTGCAAGGCGCCTGTATCGGCGTCGCCCTGGTGGACATCCATGTTTTCCACTTCTGGCTGGCGATGGTGCTCCTCGGGGTCGGTTGGAACTTTACGTATACGGCCGCCACGACCCTCATGACGACCGCCTACGCCCCGTCCGAACGCAACAAGACACAGGGCATGATGAACCAGATCATCTACACGGTGGTGGCCATCGGGTCGCTTTCATCCGGCGCGGTCATCCATTTTCTTGGCTGGACCTGGGTGAATATCGGCGCCACACCGATGCTGTTCCTGGCCGTGCTCGTGACCATCTGGCATGTCGCCGCCAAGTCGAAGGCTGCCGAAGCATGA
- a CDS encoding tRNA (cytidine(34)-2'-O)-methyltransferase, with amino-acid sequence MNVVLFEPEIPPNTGSVARLCAATRSPLHLIEPLGFQLDDKYLKRAGLDYWPHVDLRVHGSWREFLDRHGDRRLHFFSKKAELSYVAARFEEDDFLVFGPETRGLPEDLLDANAGRSYVIPMMSPAVRSLNLANAVSIVLYEGLRQLGRL; translated from the coding sequence ATGAACGTCGTGCTCTTCGAACCCGAAATCCCGCCCAACACGGGCTCGGTGGCGCGCCTGTGCGCCGCCACCCGCAGTCCCCTGCACCTGATCGAGCCGCTCGGGTTCCAGCTCGACGACAAATACCTCAAGCGTGCCGGTCTGGACTACTGGCCGCACGTGGACCTTCGGGTGCACGGTTCCTGGCGGGAATTTCTCGACCGCCACGGTGACCGGCGGCTGCATTTCTTCTCTAAAAAAGCGGAGTTATCCTATGTCGCGGCGCGGTTCGAGGAAGACGATTTTCTCGTATTCGGACCCGAGACCCGTGGCCTGCCGGAGGACCTCCTCGACGCCAACGCGGGGCGCAGCTACGTCATCCCCATGATGAGCCCGGCGGTGCGGAGCCTGAACCTGGCCAACGCGGTTTCCATCGTGCTCTACGAGGGGCTGCGTCAACTCGGACGGCTGTAA